From a single Centropristis striata isolate RG_2023a ecotype Rhode Island chromosome 14, C.striata_1.0, whole genome shotgun sequence genomic region:
- the snx27a gene encoding sorting nexin-27a encodes MADVGDDETRSALPSASRNGPAVGSSAGQNAANVSVMVTSGPRMVRIVKSESGYGFNVRGQVSEGGQLRSINGELYAPLQHVSAVLTGGAADRAGIAKGDRILEVNGVSVEGATHKQVVDLIRAGEKELVLAVLSVPSQEADGLEGGEDVQPNYDYSDKQAVPISVPTYKHVEQHSERFVVYNVYMSGRQLCSKRYREFAILHQNLKREFSNFNFPKIPGKWPFSLSEQQLDARRRGLEEYLERVCSVRVIGESDIMQEFLSESDENYNGVTDVELRIALPDKTTISVRVRKNSTTDQVYQALVIKVGMDSIMASYFALFEVINHSFVRKLAPNEFPHKLYVQNYTSAVPGTCLALRKWLFSFQEEELLRDNPLALHYCFHQALEDVKKGFIKTEDKSYQLQKLAEQRKMATYLSLLRTCEGYNEVAFPHCSCDSRRKGHVITAISIHHFKLHACTEDGTLENQVIAFEWGEMQRWDTDEEGMAFCFEYARGEKKPRWVKIFTPYFNYMHECFERVFCELKWRKQVEEEASDKDNKNCSNNEYLPPLETQQKGWRHLGGEIATS; translated from the exons ATGGCGGATGTTGGAGACGATGAAACTCGGTCGGCTCTCCCTTCGGCATCCCGTAACGGTCCGGCTGTCGGCTCGTCTGCGGGCCAGAACGCGGCTAACGTTAGCGTCATGGTAACGTCGGGTCCGCGGATGGTGAGGATCGTCAAGTCGGAGTCCGGCTACGGTTTCAACGTTCGCGGTCAAGTTAGCGAAGGAGGGCAGCTCCGGAGCATCAACGGGGAGCTGTACGCTCCTCTCCAGCACGTCAGCGCTGTTTTGACCGGGGGTGCCGCAGACCGAGCTGGGATAGCAAAGGGTGACAGGATCCTGGAGGT TAATGGGGTGAGTGTGGAAGGTGCCACCCATAAGCAGGTGGTGGACCTGATCCGTGCCGGGGAGAAGGAGCTGGTTCTGGCTGTGCTGTCTGTTCCATCTCAGGAGGCTGATGGAttggaaggaggagaggatgtcCAACCCAACTATGACTACAGTGACAAGCAGGCAGTGCCCATTTCTGTTCCCACTTACAAACATGTAGAGCAGCACTCCGAGAGGTTTGTG GTGTACAACGTGTACATGTCAGGTAGACAGCTGTGCTCAAAGCGCTACCGGGAGTTTGCCATCCTGCACCAGAACCTGAAAAGGGAGTTTTCCAACTTCAACTTCCCAAAGATTCCTGGTAAATGGCCCTTCTCCCTGTCCGAACAGCAGCTGGATGCTCGCCGTAGAGGCCTGGAGGAATATCTCGAGCGAG TTTGCTCTGTGCGGGTGATCGGGGAGAGTGACATCATGCAGGAGTTTCTCTCAGAATCAGATGAG AACTACAATGGAGTGACGGATGTAGAGCTGCGGATAGCCCTGCCAGACAAGACCACCATCTCTGTCAGAGTCCGCAAGAACAGCACCACAGACCAGGTGTACCAG GCACTGGTGATAAAGGTTGGAATGGACAGTATTATGGCGAGCTACTTTGCCCTTTTTGAAGTCATCAACCACTCATTTG TGCGGAAACTGGCGCCTAATGAGTTTCCCCACAAGCTTTATGTGCAGAATTACACGTCGGCAGTGCCGGGGACTTGCTTAGCGCTCCGCAAATGGTTGTTCAGCTTCCAGGAGGAGGAGTTGCTAAGAGACAACCCGCTGGCACTGCACTACTGCTTTCACCag GCATTGGAAGATGTGAAGAAGGGATTCATAAAAACAGAGGACAAATCCTACCAGCTGCAGAAGCTGGCAGAGCAGCGCAAGATGGCCACG TACCTGAGTCTGTTGCGGACATGTGAAGGCTACAATGAGGTGGCATTCCCCCACTGCTCCTGTGACTCCAGGAGGAAGGGACATGTCATCACAGCTATCAGCATCCATCACTTCAAGCTGCACGCTTGCACCGAGGACGGCACACTGGAG AACCAGGTGATAGCTTTTGAGTGGGGGGAGATGCAGCGCTGGGACACTGACGAGGAGGGGATGGCTTTCTGCTTTGAATATGCCCGAGGAGAGAAGAAACCTCGCTGGGTGAAGATCTTCACTCCATAT ttTAACTACATGCACGAGTGCTTTGAGCGGGTCTTTTGTGAGCTGAAGTGGAGGAAACAG GTTGAGGAAGAGGCATctgacaaagacaacaaaaactgCAGTAACAATG AGTATCTGCCTCCTCTGGAGACACAGCAGAAGGGATGGCGCCACCTAGGGGGGGAGATTGCAACTTCCTAA
- the LOC131985190 gene encoding ictacalcin-like has translation MSNIEKAMALLIESFSKYAAKDGDSHSLTKGELKELLQTELGGLLGKANDKEAVDKIFNSLDTNKDNKVDFAEFNNMIGCLTVMCHEFFCKR, from the exons ATGTCTAACATTGAGAAGGCTATGGCCCTCCTCATTGAGTCCTTCAGTAAATACGCTGCCAAGGATGGAGACAGCCACAGCCTGACTAAAGGGGAGCTGAAAGAGTTGCTTCAAACTGAACTCGGGGGGCTGCTGGGG AAAGCAAATGACAAGGAAGCGGTGGACAAAATCTTCAACAGCCTGGACACCAACAAGGACAACAAGGTGGACTTCGCAGAGTTTAACAATATGATTGGCTGCCTCACTGTGATGTGCCACGAGTTCTTCTGCAAACGTTAG